Proteins encoded by one window of Bacteroidia bacterium:
- the cas2 gene encoding CRISPR-associated endonuclease Cas2, whose amino-acid sequence MNNVIIIAYDITNNKLRTHFSKYLEKYGMRVQFSVFEIKNSNRVLNIVLTAIENKFKKRFEAGDSIYIFRANHEETIRYGSAELVDKNLIIVG is encoded by the coding sequence ATGAATAACGTTATAATCATTGCTTACGATATCACGAATAATAAATTAAGAACACATTTTTCTAAGTATCTGGAAAAATATGGTATGCGTGTACAATTTTCTGTATTTGAAATAAAAAATTCAAATCGTGTGTTAAATATTGTGCTCACTGCTATTGAAAATAAATTTAAAAAAAGATTTGAAGCGGGTGACAGCATTTATATTTTTAGAGCCAATCATGAAGAAACCATACGCTATGGAAGTGCTGAATTGGTAGACAAAAACCTGATTATAGTTGGATAA
- a CDS encoding CRISPR-associated endonuclease Cas1 — MTRLFGFDPYMGVYHQLVSKKLGCDLMEPFRCIIEHRIRKSLKLKTFKPSDFELKKNAYYLKPDLRKLYMQTFFEAIIEHKSNL, encoded by the coding sequence ATGACACGTCTTTTTGGGTTTGATCCCTATATGGGCGTTTATCATCAACTTGTTAGCAAAAAGCTTGGTTGCGACTTAATGGAGCCCTTTCGCTGCATCATTGAGCATCGTATCCGTAAGTCATTAAAATTAAAAACATTTAAGCCATCAGATTTTGAGTTAAAGAAAAATGCTTATTATCTAAAACCTGATTTAAGAAAATTATACATGCAAACATTTTTTGAAGCCATCATTGAACATAAGTCAAATCTATAA